In Candidatus Syntrophosphaera sp., a single genomic region encodes these proteins:
- a CDS encoding DUF4249 domain-containing protein: protein MKKHLSLLLLLPLLFLASCEQTSKPRFEGDVYTIAGLLISGGSIDLDNPVYVTRSSTIEAFNPFEIFVGDAEVLIRDLDGNLEFPLEPALHEFKFKYVDPAGNAIQPGHRYRIEVSVPGQDSLIWAETTVPQAVELELDLWGDNPPNTGYSFDPETANTMPFSQIDSSYPIVVNTGDTAASFNFFGEIYCLEEFSTDLEFTNVVFGFENPDESLRDIYNAGGAFRRITFLNRLSSAPQPGIEGNYLVLGDYAYAFVLYGRYRVKVYVVDDNYYRYTYMEENYLHGGVHNALGYFGSASGGTLYTEVVR from the coding sequence ATGAAAAAACACTTGTCTCTGCTGCTCCTGCTGCCCCTGCTCTTTCTGGCCTCCTGTGAACAAACCTCCAAGCCGCGCTTCGAGGGCGACGTCTACACCATCGCCGGTCTTTTGATTTCCGGCGGGTCCATCGATCTGGACAATCCCGTCTACGTCACCCGCAGCTCGACCATCGAGGCGTTCAACCCCTTCGAGATCTTTGTGGGCGACGCGGAAGTGCTGATCAGGGATCTGGACGGCAATCTGGAGTTTCCCCTGGAACCCGCGCTGCACGAATTCAAATTCAAATACGTCGATCCGGCCGGCAATGCCATCCAACCCGGACACCGCTATAGGATCGAGGTTTCGGTCCCGGGCCAGGATTCCCTCATCTGGGCGGAAACGACCGTGCCGCAAGCTGTGGAGCTGGAACTCGACCTCTGGGGCGACAATCCTCCGAACACCGGCTACTCCTTTGATCCGGAAACAGCCAACACCATGCCCTTCAGCCAGATAGATTCCAGCTACCCCATCGTCGTCAACACTGGAGACACCGCCGCCAGCTTCAATTTCTTCGGGGAGATCTACTGCCTGGAGGAATTCAGCACGGACCTGGAATTCACCAACGTGGTCTTTGGCTTCGAGAATCCCGACGAATCCCTCAGGGATATCTACAACGCCGGCGGGGCCTTCCGGAGGATAACATTTCTCAATCGCCTGAGCTCCGCGCCCCAGCCGGGAATCGAGGGCAACTACCTCGTCCTCGGCGATTACGCCTATGCCTTTGTCCTCTATGGCAGATACCGGGTCAAGGTGTATGTCGTCGACGACAACTACTACCGCTATACCTACATGGAGGAAAACTACCTCCACGGCGGGGTGCACAACGCCCTGGGCTACTTCGGATCAGCCAGCGGCGGAAC